Part of the Arthrobacter sp. MMS18-M83 genome is shown below.
CAAGGCCGAAACGGCGCTCGGCCACAAGCGCATCCAGGTGGGCTTCATGCGCCGCTTCGACGCCGAATACGCCGCCCTGGGCTCGGTGATCCGCGACCATGAACTCGGCGAGCTGCTCATGCTGCACCACCAGCACCGCAACCCGACCACGCCGCCGGGCTTCACCAATGAGATGCTCATCAACGACTCCGTGGTCCACGAATTCGATGCCATCCGTTTCTTCACCGGTGAGGAAATCACGTCGGTCCAGGTCCGTCTGGGCAAGGCAACGCGCAACGCCCCGAGCGGCCAGCACGACCCCCAGCACGTCCTGATCGAGACCGAGTCCGGCGTCCTGGCCGACGTCGAAATCTACGTCAACGCCAAGTTCGGCTATGAAGTCGCGACCCAGGCGTCCTTCGAGGACGGCATCGTGAACATCGGTGGCGACGGCGGTCCTTACGTCCGCAGCGCTGGCCGCTGGGGCGGCAAGGTCACGCCCGGCTTCGAAGAGCGCTTCGGTGCCGCGTACGACGTCGAGGTCCAGGCTTGGGTGGACGCCGCCCGCCGTGGCGAAATCGGCGGTCCTACCGCCTGGGATGGGTACGCCACCGCCGCTTGCTGCGAAGCAGGCGTCGAGGCCCAGAAGTCGGGCGAGAAGGTCGCGGTCAAGCTGAACACCAAACCTGAACTGTACAAGTAATATCTCAGCGATCGCGAGGAAGGGTGGCTAGCCGGCAGCGCAGCGGCCGGCCACCCTTTTTCGCAGAATCACCACAAAGGAGTGACCATTGAAGATTGCCCTTGATCCCACCCCGTTCCACCACAGCCACAGCCTGCTGGAGTTTCCGCGGCTGGCCGCTGATCTCGGCTACAAATACCTCCAGCTGACCCCGCACGCCGACTTCATCCCGTTCTTCAACCACCCCAAGGCCGACGACGAGCTCGTGGGCCAGCTAAAGGAAGCCTGTAAGGATGCCGACGTCGAGATCGCCTCGGTGCTTCCCGT
Proteins encoded:
- a CDS encoding Gfo/Idh/MocA family protein; the encoded protein is MTQTLRVAVIGAGRMGADHIKRLSTRIHGAEVAAVVDVDLSRAQAAIAGIDGAVALASAEEALNNGDVNAVLIATPGFLHEEILYKALEKDFPILCEKPLTPDAESAWKVVKAETALGHKRIQVGFMRRFDAEYAALGSVIRDHELGELLMLHHQHRNPTTPPGFTNEMLINDSVVHEFDAIRFFTGEEITSVQVRLGKATRNAPSGQHDPQHVLIETESGVLADVEIYVNAKFGYEVATQASFEDGIVNIGGDGGPYVRSAGRWGGKVTPGFEERFGAAYDVEVQAWVDAARRGEIGGPTAWDGYATAACCEAGVEAQKSGEKVAVKLNTKPELYK